One genomic segment of Hordeum vulgare subsp. vulgare chromosome 2H, MorexV3_pseudomolecules_assembly, whole genome shotgun sequence includes these proteins:
- the LOC123430936 gene encoding cytochrome P450 84A1-like: protein MVGLATIAMEWLQEPVTWFFIASVVLVVLQRLRRRRGKAPPLPPGPYPLPIVGNMFTMDQDQLTHRGLAALAKQYGSIFHIRLGKVHAIVLSTPEYAQEVLQAQDVAFSNRPATIAAIYLTYDRADMAFAHYGPFWRQMRKLCVMKLFSRRRAGTWLAVRDESAALVRAVARQTGESVNLGELIFNLTKNVTFRAAFGADAAGDAGKRDEFIAIMQEFSHLFAAFSLGDFIPWLGWADQGTNVRARAARAALDEFIDKIIDEHMERGKNPDDVDADMVDDMLAFLSEAKPKKADGDDLQNTLRLTRDNIKAMIMDVMFGGTETVASGIEWAMAEMMHSPNELRRLQEELADVVGLDRNVDESDLDKLPFLKCVIKETLRLHPPIPILHHENAKDCVVGGYSVPQGSSIMINVFDIGRNAKVWKDADMFRPSRFMAVEGEAAKVDFKGNCFEFLPFGSGRRSCPGMALGIYSLEFAVAQLAHGFNWALPDGMKPSELDMTDIFGLTAPRATRLCAVPTPRLSHPCVSDVDATHKA from the exons ATGGTGGGCTTGGCCACGATCGCCATGGAATGGCTCCAAGAGCCAGTGACCTGGTTCTTCATTGCCTCGGTGGTCCTCGTGGTGCTGCAGCGGCTGCGACGGCGGCGTGGCAAGGCGCCGCCGCTGCCCCCGGGGCCGTATCCGCTGCCGATCGTCGGCAACATGTTTACGATGGACCAGGACCAGCTGACCCACCGGGGGCTCGCGGCTCTGGCGAAGCAGTACGGCAGCATTTTCCACATCCGCCTCGGCAAGGTCCACGCCATCGTCCTGTCGACGCCGGAGTACGCCCAGGAGGTGCTGCAGGCGCAGGACGTCGCCTTCTCGAACCGGCCGGCTACCATCGCCGCCATATACCTCACCTACGACCGCGCCGACATGGCGTTCGCGCACTACGGGCCCTTCTGGCGCCAGATGCGCAAGCTCTGCGTGATGAAGCTCTTCAGCCGGCGCCGCGCGGGGACCTGGCTCGCCGTGCGCGACGAGTCCGCGGCGCTCGTCCGCGCCGTGGCCCGGCAGACCGGCGAGTCCGTGAACCTCGGCGAGCTCATCTTCAACCTCACCAAGAACGTCACCTTCCGGGCCGCGTTCGGCGCCGACGCCGCCGGCGATGCCGGGAAACGGGACGAGTTCATCGCCATCATGCAGGAGTTCTCCCATCTCTTCGCGGCATTCAGCCTCGGCGACTTCATCCCGTGGCTCGGCTGGGCGGACCAGGGCACCAACGTGCGCGCCCGCGCCGCGCGCGCCGCCCTCGATGAGTTCATCGACAAGATCATAGACGAGCACATGGAGAGAGGAAAGAACCCGGACGACGTGGACGCCGACATGGTGGACGACATGCTCGCGTTCCTCTCTGAGGCGAAGCCGAAGAAGGCCGATGGCGACGACCTGCAGAACACGCTCCGCCTCACCCGTGACAACATCAAAGCCATGATCATG GACGTGATGTTTGGTGGGACGGAGACGGTGGCATCCGGGATTGAGTGGGCAATGGCAGAGATGATGCACAGCCCCAATGAGCTTCGTCGGCTGCAGGAGGAGCTTGCCGACGTGGTGGGTCTTGACCGGAACGTGGATGAGTCGGACCTCGACAAGCTCCCCTTCCTCAAGTGCGTAATCAAGGAGACGCTTCGACTACACCCGCCCATCCCGATTCTCCACCACGAGAACGCTAAGGATTGTGTGGTCGGTGGCTATTCAGTACCCCAGGGCTCAAGTATCATGATCAACGTCTTCGACATTGGTCGAAACGCCAAGGTGTGGAAGGACGCCGACATGTTCCGACCATCGAGGTTTATGGCAGTGGAAGGAGAGGCCGCAAAGGTGGATTTCAAGGGCAACTGCTTCGAGTTCCTGCCGTTCGGGTCTGGCCGCCGCTCGTGCCCTGGGATGGCGCTTGGCATCTACTCATTGGAATTTGCTGTCGCCCAACTCGCCCACGGGTTCAACTGGGCGCTGCCCGATGGCATGAAGCCGTCGGAGCTCGACATGACCGACATCTTCGGACTCACCGCGCCGCGCGCCACCAGGCTCTGCGCCGTGCCAACGCCCCGGCTTTCGCACCCTTGTGTCTCCGACGTTGATGCCACGCACAAGGCGTGA